In one Lycium barbarum isolate Lr01 chromosome 7, ASM1917538v2, whole genome shotgun sequence genomic region, the following are encoded:
- the LOC132602612 gene encoding polygalacturonase-like, with protein MKIENPASSILLILLLSIFFTESIADICPFNVANYGAKPDGKTDSSNAFLTAWDSACGSSKPATIYVPQGKFLVKQAHFKGKCKNKAIMFRIYGTRVAPSNYNVIGNAKNWLLFEGVDGVSIHGGRLDGQGSGLWACKAHKKNCPRGATTLGFSNSNNVAITGLTSLNSQMFHIVINGCKNVKLQAVKVFAPGKSPNTDGIHVQLSSEISILNSIISTGDDCVSIGPGTTNLWIQNMACGPGHGISIGSLAKDFEEAGVQNVTVRSVIFKNTTNGVRIKTWGRPSTGFVNNVLFQHATMIDVQNPIVIDQNYCPYNKNCPGQVSGVKVSDVTYQDIHGSSATRVAMKFDCSKENPCRRIKLEDVNLTYKNEAAAEASCATNVAGATSGIIQPTGCL; from the exons ATGAAAATAGAGAACCCCGCATCTTCTATTCTTCTAATTTTACTTCTCTCCATCTTTTTCACTGAATCCATAGCTGATATTTGTCCATTCAATGTTGCAAATTATGGTGCAAAACCAGATGGGAAAACTGATTCATCAAATGCTTTTTTAACTGCTTGGGACTCAGCTTGTGGCTCTTCAAAACCAGCCACAATTTATGTACCACAAGGAAAGTTCTTAGTTAAACAAGCACATTTTAAAGGAAAATGCAAGAACAAAGCCATAATGTTTCGAATCTATGGTACACGTGTGGCGCCTTCCAATTATAATGTGATTGGAAATGCCAAAAATTGGCTTCTGTTTGAAGGTGTTGATGGAGTTTCCATTCATGGTGGTAGACTTGATGGCCAAGGATCTGGTTTGTGGGCTTGCAAAGCCCACAAGAAGAATTGTCCGAGGGGCGCCACA ACTCTGGGATTTTCCAATTCTAACAATGTAGCAATAACTGGACTAACTTCATTGAACAGCCAAATGTTTCACATTGTCATCAATGGGTGCAAAAATGTGAAGTTGCAGGCTGTCAAAGTTTTTGCCCCAGGAAAAAGCCCGAATACGGATGGCATTCATGTTCAATTATCGTCGGAGATCTCAATCTTGAACTCGATAATTAGTACGGGAGATGATTGCGTATCCATCGGTCCAGGAACAACTAACTTGTGGATCCAAAATATGGCTTGTGGCCCTGGACATGGAATCAG CATTGGAAGTTTAGCCAAGGATTTTGAAGAAGCAGGGGTGCAGAATGTGACAGTGAGATCAGTTATATTTAAGAACACAACAAATGGTGTGAGGATCAAAACATGGGGCAGACCAAGTACTGGCTTTGTCAATAATGTTCTTTTCCAGCACGCCACGATGATTGACGTTCAAAATCCAATCGTTATCGATCAAAATTACTGCCCGTATAACAAAAATTGTCCGGGCCAGGTCTCAGGTGTGAAAGTAAGTGATGTCACATATCAAGATATCCATGGAAGTTCAGCAACACGAGTTGCGATGAAATTTGATTGCAGTAAAGAGAATCCATGCAGAAGAATAAAATTGGAAGACGTAAATCTCACTTATAAGAATGAAGCAGCTGCTGAAGCTTCATGTGCTACTAATGTGGCAGGAGCAACTTCTGGCATTATTCAGCCTACCGGTTGTTTGTAA